Proteins encoded together in one Aeromonas encheleia window:
- a CDS encoding MATE family efflux transporter, whose protein sequence is MQTQSHAGPGTLFALTWPLFIDLALHFLTGALNTFMVGHVSYQGVAALAVGNQVFDLAITLFSFVSIGTSVVITQYLGAGDREKARVVIHTAIGFNLLVGLVAAVGVMAGASTMLALMNLPAHLMGDATLYLQIIGLCLLPEAAALCLAATLRAHGHTRQAMYVTLTVNLITFVGNLLLLYGWFGLPQLGVAGVAISTVAGRIVGVVLLVWLVGRKTGIHLRLPEILCPSKVMLDKVLHIGLPAAGENLSWMLQFMVVTAFVGLLGDKALATQSYFFQICLFILLFGLSIGLGNEIIIGHLAGARRFEQAYKQLMKSLKLGLIVTTLIAIAAALNGRAIISLFTDDPDIITQVAQLFLISLILEPGRTFNLVVINALRATGDARFPLYMALVSMWGIAVPLAYFLGIMQGYGLVGIWLALACDEWVRGLAMFWRWRSRRWQNKILVES, encoded by the coding sequence ATGCAGACTCAATCCCACGCGGGCCCGGGCACCCTCTTCGCCCTGACCTGGCCACTGTTCATCGATCTCGCCCTGCACTTCCTGACCGGGGCCCTCAACACCTTCATGGTGGGCCATGTCTCCTATCAGGGGGTGGCGGCGCTGGCGGTCGGCAACCAGGTGTTCGATCTGGCCATCACCTTGTTCAGCTTCGTCAGCATTGGCACCAGCGTGGTGATCACCCAGTATCTGGGGGCAGGCGATCGGGAGAAGGCGCGGGTGGTGATCCACACCGCCATCGGCTTCAACCTGCTGGTGGGGCTGGTGGCCGCGGTGGGGGTCATGGCCGGTGCCAGCACCATGCTGGCGCTGATGAACCTGCCGGCCCACCTGATGGGCGACGCCACCCTCTACCTGCAGATCATCGGCCTCTGTCTGCTGCCGGAGGCGGCGGCGCTCTGCCTGGCCGCCACCCTGCGTGCCCACGGCCACACCCGGCAGGCCATGTACGTGACCCTGACCGTCAACCTCATCACCTTCGTCGGCAACCTGCTGCTGCTCTACGGCTGGTTCGGCCTGCCCCAGCTCGGGGTGGCCGGGGTCGCCATCAGCACGGTGGCGGGTCGCATCGTCGGCGTGGTGCTGCTGGTGTGGCTGGTGGGACGCAAGACCGGCATCCACCTGCGCCTGCCGGAGATCCTGTGTCCCAGCAAGGTCATGCTGGACAAGGTGCTGCACATAGGCCTGCCCGCGGCGGGGGAGAACCTCTCCTGGATGCTGCAGTTCATGGTGGTGACCGCCTTCGTCGGCCTGCTCGGCGACAAGGCGCTGGCGACCCAGTCCTACTTCTTCCAGATCTGCCTGTTCATCCTGCTGTTCGGCCTCTCCATCGGCCTTGGCAACGAGATCATCATCGGCCATCTGGCGGGGGCCCGCCGCTTCGAGCAAGCCTATAAGCAGCTGATGAAGAGCCTGAAGCTCGGCCTCATCGTCACCACCCTGATCGCCATCGCCGCGGCCCTGAACGGGCGCGCCATCATCAGCCTGTTCACTGACGACCCCGACATCATCACCCAGGTGGCGCAGCTGTTCCTCATCAGCCTCATCCTCGAACCCGGCCGCACCTTCAACCTGGTGGTGATCAACGCCCTGCGCGCCACCGGGGATGCCCGTTTCCCGCTCTACATGGCGCTCGTCTCCATGTGGGGCATTGCCGTTCCGCTCGCCTATTTCCTTGGTATCATGCAAGGCTATGGGCTGGTCGGCATCTGGTTGGCGCTCGCCTGCGATGAGTGGGTGCGCGGTCTGGCCATGTTCTGGCGCTGGCGCAGTCGCCGCTGGCAAAACAAAATCCTCGTGGAATCATAA
- a CDS encoding SulP family inorganic anion transporter, producing the protein MRDFFSLERWLPGLAALLQYQRAWLMPDLRAGLSVAAVALPVAIAYAELAGVGAIVGLYSCILPMLVYALFGTSRQLIVGPDAATCAVIAAVVTPLAAGNATLQWQLVMTMTAMTGFWCLIASRFKLGVLADFLSRPILMGLLNGVAITIMVGQLSKIFGFTFSERYLIERILNGASYITQTHLPTLAMSLTALLTLVLTKRYRPAWPSSMVAMIVTAALVWALDLGRFGIATLGTIGSGLPEFQVPEFPPGLMRELVLPALNLAMVSFVSMMLTARSFAAKNGYEIDADKEFRALGMANLASALSQGFAISGADSRTAVNDANGGKSQLVSIIAALIIALVTFYLTAPLQYIPTAALGVVLVMASLSLTDFRGLWGLRDSDRAAFWLALITFVSVLAMGVIPGITLAVLLGLFQFLRNVMRPTDQLLGMDDEGVVRTLGDNEQAKAIPGILVYRFNSPLTYFNAPYFKRRVLALLVQDPQNPKCLVIDAVACFTHQDISVMSMVGELHKELKRRGIHMVMAGRHGQMTHWLQQAGIRVGDEGITLYPDMYQALRMTRSYREPVFKDDEVVESTTDSQLARWPRDEALPDSARLTLPCEQEAGSAPA; encoded by the coding sequence ATGCGCGACTTCTTCTCTCTCGAACGCTGGCTGCCGGGCCTCGCCGCCCTGCTGCAATATCAGCGGGCCTGGCTGATGCCGGACCTTCGCGCCGGCCTGTCGGTGGCCGCCGTGGCCCTGCCCGTGGCCATCGCCTATGCGGAGCTGGCCGGGGTGGGTGCCATCGTCGGCCTCTACTCCTGCATACTGCCCATGCTGGTCTATGCACTGTTTGGCACCTCCCGCCAGCTCATCGTCGGCCCGGATGCCGCCACCTGCGCCGTCATCGCCGCCGTGGTGACCCCCCTCGCCGCCGGCAACGCCACCCTGCAATGGCAGCTGGTGATGACCATGACCGCCATGACCGGCTTCTGGTGCCTCATCGCCAGCCGCTTCAAGCTGGGGGTGCTGGCGGACTTCCTCTCCCGCCCCATTCTGATGGGGCTGCTCAACGGGGTGGCCATCACCATCATGGTGGGCCAGCTCTCCAAGATCTTCGGCTTCACCTTCAGCGAGCGTTACCTGATAGAGCGCATCCTCAACGGCGCCAGCTACATCACCCAGACCCACCTGCCGACCCTGGCCATGAGCCTGACGGCCCTGCTGACCCTGGTGCTGACCAAGCGCTACAGGCCCGCCTGGCCCTCCTCCATGGTGGCCATGATAGTGACGGCGGCCCTGGTGTGGGCCCTGGATCTCGGCCGCTTCGGCATCGCCACCCTGGGCACCATCGGCTCAGGCCTGCCGGAGTTTCAGGTGCCTGAGTTCCCCCCCGGCCTGATGCGCGAGCTGGTGTTGCCGGCACTCAACCTGGCCATGGTGAGCTTCGTCTCCATGATGCTGACCGCCCGCAGCTTCGCCGCCAAAAATGGCTACGAGATAGATGCGGACAAGGAGTTCCGGGCGCTGGGGATGGCGAACCTGGCCTCGGCCCTCTCCCAGGGTTTCGCCATCAGCGGCGCCGACTCGCGCACCGCGGTCAACGATGCCAACGGCGGCAAGAGCCAGCTGGTCTCCATCATCGCCGCCCTCATCATCGCCCTGGTCACCTTCTACCTGACGGCGCCGCTGCAATATATCCCCACCGCCGCCCTCGGCGTGGTGCTGGTGATGGCCTCGCTGTCGCTGACCGACTTTCGCGGCCTCTGGGGGCTGCGCGACTCCGACCGCGCCGCCTTCTGGCTCGCCCTCATCACCTTCGTCAGCGTGCTGGCCATGGGGGTCATCCCGGGGATCACCCTCGCCGTCCTGCTCGGCCTGTTCCAGTTCCTGCGCAACGTGATGCGGCCAACGGATCAGTTGCTCGGCATGGATGACGAGGGGGTGGTGCGCACCCTGGGGGACAACGAGCAGGCCAAGGCCATTCCCGGCATCCTGGTCTATCGCTTCAACTCGCCGCTCACCTACTTCAACGCCCCCTACTTCAAGCGGCGGGTGCTGGCGCTGCTGGTGCAGGATCCCCAGAATCCCAAGTGCCTGGTGATCGACGCCGTCGCCTGCTTCACCCACCAGGACATCAGCGTGATGAGCATGGTGGGTGAGCTGCACAAGGAGCTGAAGCGCCGCGGCATCCACATGGTGATGGCCGGTCGCCACGGCCAGATGACCCACTGGCTGCAGCAGGCGGGGATCCGGGTCGGCGACGAGGGGATCACCCTCTATCCCGACATGTACCAGGCGCTGCGCATGACCCGCAGCTACCGCGAGCCGGTGTTCAAGGACGATGAGGTGGTGGAGAGCACCACCGACAGCCAGCTCGCTCGCTGGCCCCGGGATGAGGCGCTGCCGGACTCGGCGCGACTGACCCTGCCCTGCGAGCAGGAGGCAGGCTCGGCCCCGGCCTGA
- a CDS encoding nucleotidyltransferase family protein, which produces MHATATATSAMTEQRHLQARTEDLLRADPMRMACLRAARELALPDWALGAGFVRNLIWDHLHQKTVPTQLNDIDLIYLDQGDPDGLAEAAHEAWLAARLPGQCWEVRNQARMHHRQQVPPFASSLEALSHWVEVPTCIGVRLLPDGEFEWLAPYGFGPNWSLRVSANPRCRQDSQVFVQRVQDKGWQSIWPDLEVEWP; this is translated from the coding sequence ATGCACGCCACCGCCACAGCCACCTCGGCCATGACTGAACAGAGGCACCTCCAGGCACGCACTGAAGATCTGCTGCGCGCCGATCCCATGCGCATGGCCTGCCTGCGGGCGGCGCGGGAGCTGGCCCTGCCCGACTGGGCGCTGGGCGCCGGCTTCGTGCGCAACCTGATCTGGGATCACCTGCACCAGAAAACGGTGCCGACCCAGCTCAACGACATCGACCTCATCTATCTGGATCAGGGGGATCCCGACGGGCTGGCCGAGGCGGCGCACGAGGCCTGGCTGGCGGCGAGGCTGCCAGGGCAGTGCTGGGAGGTGCGCAATCAGGCGCGCATGCATCACCGCCAGCAGGTGCCCCCCTTTGCCAGCAGTCTTGAAGCGCTCAGTCACTGGGTGGAGGTGCCCACCTGCATCGGGGTCAGGTTGCTGCCAGACGGCGAGTTCGAGTGGCTGGCCCCCTATGGCTTTGGCCCCAACTGGTCGCTGCGAGTGAGCGCTAACCCGAGATGCCGCCAGGACAGCCAGGTATTCGTGCAACGGGTGCAGGACAAGGGTTGGCAATCCATCTGGCCGGACCTTGAGGTCGAGTGGCCATAA
- a CDS encoding GNAT family N-acetyltransferase, giving the protein MSDILHQPDQQQFICVVDGKTSRLSYRWLDASTVDACSTQVPSELRGQGIADRLARSFHDWCQAQGLTIVASCSYVDVWLRRHGGKG; this is encoded by the coding sequence ATGAGCGACATTCTTCATCAACCCGACCAGCAGCAGTTCATCTGCGTGGTGGACGGCAAGACATCGCGACTCAGCTACCGCTGGCTGGATGCGAGCACGGTCGATGCCTGCAGCACCCAGGTGCCCTCCGAGCTGAGGGGACAGGGGATCGCCGATCGGCTGGCGCGCAGCTTCCATGACTGGTGCCAGGCGCAGGGGCTGACCATAGTGGCCAGCTGCAGCTATGTCGACGTCTGGTTGCGCCGTCATGGCGGGAAGGGCTGA
- a CDS encoding iron-containing alcohol dehydrogenase, whose translation MSRYYDFFCPVKLMAGEQALEQLAGELMALGATRPLLLTDKGVSGSGLATLLSQVLAEGGLPVAACWDEIPADSSTAVVERIAARYRELGCDSLVALGGGSVIDTAKAVNILASLGGERLLDHAGAGCLTRPLRPLAAVPTTAGTGSEVTQVAVIRDEGSGRKLPFTSPFLLPQLAVLDPRLSQGLPLPITAATAMDAMTHAIEAFIGNAKNPVSDALALMAVEKIADALPQVLVRPQDPALRLQLAEGSTLAGMAFSNSMVGLVHALGHSLGARCHLPHGLCMNLFLPAVLDYNRPGIDEELARLLLPLVGAERFAATPAAMRAQASLDALCILRDSLWQAVRLPRTLAEAGVTDRAVLAEIRDLAINDGALLYNRKDADREQLLALLEQVWE comes from the coding sequence ATGAGCCGATATTATGATTTCTTCTGCCCGGTCAAGCTGATGGCGGGGGAGCAGGCGCTGGAGCAGCTGGCCGGCGAGCTGATGGCGCTGGGAGCCACCCGCCCGCTGCTGCTCACCGACAAGGGGGTCAGCGGCAGCGGGCTCGCCACCCTGCTGAGCCAGGTGCTGGCCGAGGGCGGGCTACCGGTGGCCGCCTGCTGGGACGAGATCCCGGCCGACTCCTCCACCGCCGTGGTGGAGCGCATCGCCGCCCGTTACCGGGAGCTGGGGTGTGACAGCCTGGTGGCGCTCGGCGGCGGCTCCGTCATAGATACCGCCAAGGCGGTCAACATCCTCGCCAGCCTGGGGGGAGAGCGGCTGCTGGATCACGCCGGGGCCGGCTGCCTGACCCGGCCATTGAGGCCGCTGGCGGCGGTGCCGACCACCGCCGGCACCGGCTCCGAGGTCACCCAGGTGGCGGTGATCCGGGACGAAGGGAGCGGGCGCAAACTGCCCTTCACCTCCCCCTTCCTGCTGCCCCAACTGGCGGTGCTGGACCCGCGCCTCAGCCAGGGGCTGCCGCTGCCCATCACCGCCGCCACCGCCATGGACGCCATGACCCACGCCATCGAGGCCTTCATCGGCAATGCCAAGAACCCGGTCAGCGACGCCCTGGCCCTGATGGCGGTGGAGAAGATAGCCGACGCCCTGCCGCAGGTGCTGGTGCGCCCGCAGGATCCGGCGCTGCGGCTGCAACTGGCGGAGGGCTCCACCCTGGCGGGCATGGCGTTTTCCAACTCCATGGTGGGGCTGGTACACGCCCTCGGCCACAGCCTGGGGGCCCGCTGCCATCTGCCCCACGGTCTGTGCATGAACCTGTTCCTGCCCGCCGTGCTCGACTACAACAGGCCCGGCATCGATGAGGAGCTGGCCCGCCTGCTGCTGCCGCTGGTGGGGGCGGAGCGCTTCGCGGCCACCCCCGCCGCCATGCGAGCCCAGGCCAGCCTGGATGCCTTGTGCATCCTGCGCGACAGCCTGTGGCAGGCGGTGCGGCTGCCACGCACCTTGGCGGAGGCGGGGGTGACCGACAGAGCCGTGCTCGCCGAAATCCGGGATCTCGCCATCAACGACGGCGCCCTGCTCTATAACCGCAAGGATGCAGATCGGGAGCAGCTGCTGGCGCTGCTGGAGCAGGTGTGGGAATAG
- a CDS encoding TetR/AcrR family transcriptional regulator: MTDKRRQILDAALALCAEDGLQGAATARIAKAAGVANGTLFHHFPSKELLIQQLYQDIKQRLGAAIREADPALPLESQARHYWHQAMDWMQAHPHELKFVLGFFHSPLLARPLRSQILRDTLGFLPQLLSQGLASGELRQAPPALMLEVCQSQFLACASLFVDEPELGRDPDWQASAFALFWSAIARGRHDA, from the coding sequence ATGACCGACAAGCGCCGCCAGATCCTGGATGCCGCCCTCGCCCTGTGCGCCGAGGATGGCCTGCAGGGTGCCGCCACCGCCCGCATCGCCAAGGCGGCCGGGGTGGCCAACGGCACCCTGTTTCACCACTTTCCCAGCAAGGAGCTGCTGATCCAGCAGCTCTATCAGGACATCAAGCAGCGCCTCGGCGCCGCCATCCGCGAGGCGGACCCGGCCCTGCCGCTCGAGAGCCAGGCCCGGCACTACTGGCACCAGGCGATGGACTGGATGCAGGCCCACCCCCACGAGCTCAAGTTCGTGCTGGGATTCTTCCACTCCCCCCTGCTGGCGCGGCCGCTGCGCAGCCAGATCCTGCGCGACACCCTGGGTTTCCTGCCACAGCTCTTGAGCCAGGGGCTGGCCAGTGGCGAGCTGAGGCAAGCCCCCCCGGCCCTGATGCTGGAGGTCTGCCAGAGCCAGTTCCTGGCCTGCGCCTCGCTGTTTGTCGACGAGCCCGAGCTGGGACGAGACCCCGACTGGCAGGCCAGCGCCTTCGCCCTGTTCTGGTCCGCCATCGCCAGGGGGCGCCATGACGCCTGA
- a CDS encoding coniferyl aldehyde dehydrogenase gives MEARQLQSPPTDKFALAERLIRLKQAYQAHPMPSHGERSALLLQLKRSLLAHKQGLCDALARDYGRRSDYDSLIADILPCVMQINYSQKRLKRWMKPQRRHAGLLLTPARVEVHYQPLGVVGIMVPWNFPVMLSLGPLISAIAAGNSAMLKLSEFTPHTNAVLRTLLAEVFDEQRLTVVEGDAQLAAAFSALPFDHLLFTGSTAVGRQVMAAAAPQLTPLTLELGGKSPCLIAPDMPMALAVERMIFGKSLNAGQICVAPDYVLLPRGQEHSFIEAYRRHFSRLYPKGLGSPDYGAIINARQYERLTTWLAEAEQAGAQLHACASPARDDATRRLVPHLLTEVPGHCQLMQQEIFGPLLPLVPYDSLDEALAYIAARPRPLALYLMSLDPALQTRLIRETHAGGMAINESLFQVAADDAPFGGIGASGMGHYHGHEGFLTFSKAKTVLRRGRFSTGALIHPPYRRWYQRLMMALFLR, from the coding sequence ATGGAAGCGAGACAGTTGCAATCCCCCCCTACCGACAAGTTTGCCCTGGCCGAGCGGCTCATTCGTCTCAAGCAGGCGTACCAGGCTCACCCCATGCCGAGCCACGGCGAGCGCAGCGCCCTGCTGCTGCAACTCAAGCGCAGCCTGCTCGCCCACAAGCAGGGGCTGTGCGACGCCCTGGCCCGGGATTATGGCCGGCGCAGCGACTACGACTCCCTGATTGCCGACATCCTGCCCTGCGTCATGCAGATCAACTACAGCCAGAAGCGGCTCAAGCGCTGGATGAAGCCCCAGCGCCGTCACGCCGGCTTGCTGCTGACCCCCGCCAGGGTCGAGGTCCACTACCAGCCGCTCGGCGTGGTCGGCATCATGGTGCCCTGGAACTTCCCGGTGATGCTGAGCCTGGGCCCCCTCATCAGCGCCATCGCCGCCGGCAACAGCGCCATGCTCAAGCTCTCCGAGTTCACCCCCCACACCAATGCCGTGTTGCGCACCCTGCTGGCGGAGGTGTTCGATGAGCAGCGGCTGACCGTCGTCGAGGGGGATGCCCAGCTGGCGGCCGCCTTCAGCGCCCTGCCCTTCGATCATCTGCTGTTCACCGGCTCGACCGCGGTGGGGCGGCAGGTGATGGCGGCGGCAGCCCCCCAGCTCACCCCGCTCACCCTGGAGCTCGGCGGCAAGAGCCCCTGCCTCATCGCCCCCGACATGCCGATGGCCCTGGCGGTGGAGCGGATGATCTTCGGCAAGAGCCTCAACGCCGGCCAGATCTGCGTGGCCCCCGACTATGTGCTGCTGCCACGGGGGCAGGAGCACTCCTTCATTGAGGCCTATCGGCGCCACTTCAGCCGACTCTATCCCAAGGGACTCGGCAGCCCGGATTACGGCGCCATCATCAATGCCCGCCAGTATGAGCGCCTCACCACCTGGCTGGCGGAGGCGGAGCAGGCGGGTGCCCAGCTCCATGCCTGCGCCTCCCCCGCCCGGGATGACGCCACCCGGCGGCTGGTGCCCCACCTGCTGACCGAGGTGCCCGGCCATTGCCAGCTGATGCAGCAGGAGATCTTCGGTCCCCTGCTGCCGCTGGTGCCCTACGACAGCCTCGACGAGGCGCTCGCCTACATAGCGGCGCGGCCCCGCCCCCTCGCGCTCTATCTGATGAGCCTGGACCCGGCGCTGCAGACGCGGCTCATCCGGGAGACCCACGCCGGCGGCATGGCCATCAACGAGAGCCTGTTCCAGGTGGCGGCGGACGATGCCCCCTTCGGCGGCATCGGCGCCTCCGGCATGGGGCACTACCACGGCCACGAGGGCTTTCTCACCTTCTCCAAGGCCAAGACGGTGTTGCGCCGTGGCCGGTTCAGCACCGGCGCCCTGATCCACCCCCCCTATCGGCGCTGGTACCAGCGGCTGATGATGGCCCTGTTCCTGCGCTAG
- a CDS encoding C40 family peptidase — translation MFRTLLLPLLVLLLAACSSTPEPASPARQSGAFDGFYQQWRGVPYRMGGTNRAGLDCSAFTQLAYSQVLGFELPRTTESQANLGRPVDRYRLQYGDLVFFKTGWQQYHVGVYTGAGEFIHASTSKGVIRSRLDNVYWNSRYWQARRLTQ, via the coding sequence ATGTTTCGCACGTTGCTGCTGCCCCTGCTGGTCCTGTTGCTGGCCGCCTGTTCCAGTACGCCCGAGCCAGCCTCCCCTGCCCGCCAGAGCGGTGCCTTCGACGGCTTCTACCAGCAGTGGCGCGGCGTCCCCTATCGCATGGGCGGCACCAATCGCGCAGGCCTAGACTGCTCCGCCTTCACCCAGCTCGCCTACAGCCAGGTGCTGGGCTTCGAGCTGCCCAGAACCACGGAGTCCCAGGCCAATCTGGGCCGACCCGTGGATCGCTACCGCCTGCAATATGGCGATCTGGTGTTCTTCAAGACCGGCTGGCAGCAGTACCACGTCGGCGTCTACACAGGCGCGGGGGAGTTCATTCACGCCTCCACCAGCAAGGGGGTGATCCGCTCCCGGCTCGACAATGTGTACTGGAACAGTCGCTACTGGCAGGCGCGCCGGCTGACCCAATAG
- a CDS encoding hydrogen peroxide-inducible genes activator, producing the protein MQRWPSLKQLQYLVALDEHKNFNRAAKACHVSQSTLSTGIQTLEDMMNLQLVERDHKSFIMTPVGMEIVARARNLLSDARDLMELGQQQGGVMHGTVRLGCIPTIAPFLLSKLLQVCGKEYPDLELLLREDTTTNLLKQLEQGQLDLLILALPVEIGGFHSKTVGLDPFHMVMPSNMAAGLHMPFDYKELPNQSIFLLEREHCLTEHAVSACRLRDKSKINPFAATSLHTLVQMVGAGLGTTFLPQMAIDAGILENSDLVAIPLPGEKPYREIGLVWRPSTTRVQTFYKIAELLSPLIEPKPAS; encoded by the coding sequence ATGCAACGTTGGCCCAGCCTGAAACAGCTGCAATATCTGGTCGCTCTCGACGAGCACAAGAACTTCAATCGCGCCGCCAAGGCCTGCCATGTCAGCCAGTCGACCCTGAGCACCGGGATCCAGACCCTGGAGGACATGATGAACCTGCAACTGGTGGAGCGTGACCACAAGAGCTTCATCATGACGCCGGTCGGCATGGAGATAGTCGCCCGGGCGCGCAACCTGCTCTCCGACGCCCGCGATCTGATGGAGCTCGGCCAGCAGCAGGGCGGTGTCATGCACGGCACGGTCCGGCTCGGCTGCATCCCCACCATAGCCCCCTTCCTGCTCAGCAAGCTGCTGCAGGTGTGCGGCAAGGAGTATCCAGATCTGGAGCTGCTGCTGCGGGAAGACACCACCACCAATCTGCTCAAGCAGCTGGAGCAGGGTCAGCTCGACCTGCTCATCCTGGCGCTGCCGGTGGAGATCGGCGGCTTTCACAGCAAGACGGTGGGGCTGGATCCCTTCCACATGGTGATGCCATCCAACATGGCGGCGGGCCTGCACATGCCGTTCGATTACAAGGAGCTGCCCAACCAGAGCATCTTCCTGCTGGAGCGGGAGCACTGCCTGACCGAGCACGCGGTGAGCGCCTGCCGGCTGCGGGACAAGAGCAAGATCAACCCGTTCGCCGCCACCAGCCTGCACACCCTGGTGCAGATGGTCGGCGCCGGCCTTGGCACCACCTTCCTGCCGCAGATGGCCATCGACGCCGGCATCCTCGAGAACTCGGATCTGGTGGCCATTCCCCTGCCGGGGGAGAAGCCCTATCGCGAGATCGGCCTGGTGTGGCGCCCCAGCACCACCCGGGTGCAGACCTTCTACAAGATCGCCGAGCTGCTCTCGCCGCTGATTGAACCCAAGCCGGCGAGCTGA
- a CDS encoding alpha-L-glutamate ligase-like protein has protein sequence MWFWEKYTSPWSLSQAGILGMNKRNHSYISRYNPRSLYPLVDDKLQTKRIALDAGVTVPELIGTIREQHDVGRITTLVKEWPGFCIKPARGSGGKGILVILRQEDGLFYKPNGSACNGQDLERHVSNILAGLYSLGGKPDVALVEGLINFDDVFDGYSFEGVPDARVIIFKGFPVMAMMRLSTSASDGKANLHQGAVGVGLCIRTGRALRAVQFGNPLRHHPDTGLDLYDLKVPHWDTLLTLAASCYEMSGLGYIGTDMVLDKFRGPMLLELNARPGLAIQIANGRGLVPNLKTIEKLGQVKMNVEQRVNFAKDHFGIFDE, from the coding sequence ATGTGGTTCTGGGAAAAATACACCAGTCCGTGGAGCCTGTCCCAGGCAGGCATCCTCGGCATGAACAAGCGCAACCACTCCTACATCAGCCGTTACAACCCGCGCAGCCTCTATCCGCTGGTGGATGACAAGTTGCAGACCAAACGCATCGCGCTGGACGCGGGCGTGACTGTGCCCGAGCTTATCGGCACCATCCGCGAGCAGCACGATGTGGGCCGGATCACCACCCTGGTCAAGGAGTGGCCGGGCTTCTGCATCAAGCCGGCCCGCGGCTCCGGCGGCAAGGGGATCCTGGTGATCCTGCGCCAGGAAGATGGCCTGTTCTACAAGCCCAACGGCAGCGCCTGCAACGGTCAGGATCTGGAGCGTCATGTCTCCAACATCCTGGCGGGGCTCTACTCGCTGGGTGGCAAGCCCGACGTGGCGCTGGTGGAAGGCCTCATCAACTTCGATGATGTGTTCGACGGCTACTCGTTCGAAGGGGTGCCCGATGCGCGGGTGATCATCTTCAAGGGCTTCCCGGTGATGGCCATGATGCGGCTCTCCACCTCGGCCTCCGATGGCAAGGCGAACCTGCACCAGGGCGCCGTCGGCGTCGGCCTGTGCATCCGTACCGGCCGCGCGCTGCGGGCGGTCCAGTTTGGCAATCCGCTGCGCCACCACCCGGATACCGGCCTCGATCTGTACGATCTCAAGGTGCCCCACTGGGACACCCTGCTGACCCTGGCGGCCTCCTGCTACGAGATGTCGGGTCTTGGCTACATCGGCACCGACATGGTGCTCGACAAGTTCCGCGGCCCCATGCTGCTGGAGCTCAACGCCCGCCCCGGTCTCGCCATCCAGATCGCCAACGGCCGCGGCCTGGTGCCCAACCTCAAGACCATAGAGAAGCTGGGTCAGGTCAAGATGAACGTGGAGCAGCGCGTCAACTTCGCCAAGGATCACTTCGGCATCTTCGATGAGTAG